A DNA window from Mucilaginibacter xinganensis contains the following coding sequences:
- a CDS encoding acyltransferase family protein gives MENYSFSSADRSHKLQFIDNLRALAILLVIFHHVGEAFPDADYLRIISKWGKLGVQLFFVMSAFTLCYTGSKLPLNRKAAVAFYIKRLFRIAPMYYLAIIGYYYVAKITSNIAGAKSLGDIVSYTKWNVLSNVLFLHGLYPPGNNSIVPGGWSIGCEMLFYLLFPFLMHLTRISKGYLLAIQAVFCFVLYAFLLAAKLNGHQGVGGESSFAYYFLGNQMPTFLLGIALFFFWRSNKFYNVLLFASVAGVIAIALFIYFGSSAWVWVILPPVAGVLSCLLAKLVSKIHINKIFTSIGQVSYSMYIFHFVFVWTAIELLRRSGLNWGANLSAIVTFCFVVVSSFLFSKITYKLIEVPFVKIGRNLANGIYSGKIRQREMEISGSK, from the coding sequence ATGGAAAATTATTCTTTTAGCTCAGCTGATCGTTCTCACAAGCTTCAATTTATTGATAATCTAAGAGCACTCGCTATTTTATTGGTGATTTTTCATCATGTTGGAGAAGCTTTCCCTGATGCTGATTATCTTCGTATTATTTCAAAATGGGGAAAACTGGGTGTGCAGCTTTTCTTTGTAATGTCGGCTTTTACCTTATGTTACACCGGATCTAAATTGCCGTTAAATCGCAAAGCTGCCGTTGCATTTTATATCAAAAGACTGTTCCGGATTGCACCTATGTACTACTTAGCCATAATTGGCTATTATTACGTAGCCAAAATTACTTCAAATATTGCCGGTGCCAAATCATTGGGTGATATAGTATCGTACACTAAATGGAATGTGTTATCTAACGTTTTATTTCTTCACGGGCTTTACCCACCCGGCAATAATTCGATAGTTCCGGGAGGTTGGTCTATTGGATGTGAAATGCTTTTTTATCTGCTGTTCCCGTTTTTGATGCACCTTACCCGAATTTCAAAAGGTTATTTATTAGCTATTCAGGCAGTTTTCTGCTTCGTGCTTTATGCGTTTTTACTGGCCGCTAAATTAAATGGTCATCAGGGTGTTGGTGGTGAATCCTCTTTCGCGTATTATTTTCTCGGGAACCAAATGCCAACTTTCCTTCTTGGAATAGCTCTTTTCTTTTTTTGGAGAAGTAATAAGTTCTACAATGTATTGCTTTTTGCGTCTGTTGCAGGTGTAATAGCTATAGCTCTTTTTATTTATTTTGGATCGTCGGCCTGGGTTTGGGTTATCCTTCCGCCTGTTGCGGGCGTTCTTTCCTGCCTGCTTGCTAAACTGGTTTCAAAGATTCATATAAATAAAATATTTACCAGTATTGGGCAGGTGAGCTACTCCATGTATATATTTCATTTTGTTTTCGTTTGGACAGCCATTGAATTATTAAGAAGGAGCGGATTGAATTGGGGGGCTAATTTATCTGCGATAGTGACGTTCTGTTTTGTAGTTGTGTCATCATTCCTCTTTTCAAAAATCACTTATAAATTAATTGAAGTTCCTTTTGTCAAAATAGGAAGAAATTTGGCTAACGGTATTTATTCCGGTAAAATCAGGCAACGGGAAATGGAAATTTCAGGATCTAAATAA
- a CDS encoding glycoside hydrolase family 32 protein gives MNKVKILTVILVSLALTSFAQEKVVPTPQWRPAYHFSPPANWTNDPNGLIYLNGVFHLYYQHNPFENKWGHMSWGHATSKDLVTWKNLPVAIPEAVSKDTVTWIYSGSAVLDKNNSSGFGKNGRGPLVAIFTADQPKQHKESQFIGYSNDGGLSYKMYAHNPVIDLNMRDFRDPNVFWYAPAKKWIMTVSMVDDHLVRFYGSENLKDWTKLSDFGPAGFTKNGWECPSLLPLAVDGNPANIKWVLFVSAGGDHGPFMQYFVGDFDGVTFKSDYANDKVLTVDYGDAFYAAIAWRDAPQNKKILLGWLQSGKPETYPWKGQMSIPHDLSLKTSPDGLILQQLPSAIVTNALAKYAAGKVLVKKNLNLNASAIKLSGRNRFNKNAYWIDAAFSINDSKITGFNVTEKPGSGRTVTVGYDAEKEVLFVDCTGSEKANKSPEHLVQTAPMKAVNGLVNIKLLLDKSSLEVFGNNGERVISTMIYPDKDATGLSVFSDGKATVKLLKIWDMALKGN, from the coding sequence ATGAACAAGGTGAAAATTTTAACTGTAATACTTGTTTCCCTGGCACTAACATCTTTTGCCCAGGAAAAGGTCGTCCCAACCCCTCAATGGAGGCCCGCTTATCACTTCTCTCCCCCTGCTAACTGGACTAATGATCCAAACGGATTGATTTATTTAAACGGGGTCTTCCATTTGTACTATCAGCACAACCCTTTTGAAAATAAATGGGGACACATGAGCTGGGGACATGCAACAAGTAAGGATTTGGTTACCTGGAAAAATTTACCGGTGGCTATTCCGGAAGCTGTAAGTAAAGATACCGTCACCTGGATCTACTCCGGCTCCGCCGTTCTTGATAAAAACAACAGCAGCGGCTTCGGCAAAAACGGGAGGGGCCCACTGGTAGCCATCTTTACTGCCGATCAACCCAAACAGCATAAAGAATCGCAGTTTATTGGCTATAGCAATGATGGCGGATTGAGCTACAAAATGTATGCGCATAATCCGGTCATCGACTTAAACATGCGTGATTTCAGGGACCCTAACGTGTTTTGGTACGCACCCGCCAAAAAGTGGATCATGACTGTTTCTATGGTTGATGATCATTTGGTGCGGTTTTACGGATCGGAAAATTTAAAGGACTGGACAAAGCTAAGCGACTTTGGGCCGGCAGGCTTCACAAAAAATGGGTGGGAATGCCCGTCGTTATTGCCATTGGCTGTGGATGGAAATCCTGCGAATATTAAATGGGTTCTGTTTGTATCAGCCGGTGGAGATCATGGCCCATTCATGCAGTATTTTGTTGGTGATTTTGACGGGGTTACTTTCAAAAGCGACTATGCCAATGATAAGGTGCTGACTGTTGACTACGGCGATGCGTTTTATGCAGCTATAGCCTGGCGCGATGCCCCCCAAAACAAAAAAATATTGTTGGGCTGGCTGCAAAGCGGGAAACCTGAAACTTATCCATGGAAAGGGCAAATGTCCATCCCGCATGATCTGTCGTTAAAAACAAGCCCGGATGGTTTAATACTTCAGCAATTACCATCTGCAATAGTTACCAACGCACTGGCAAAGTATGCTGCCGGGAAGGTGCTTGTAAAAAAGAATTTAAACTTAAATGCATCTGCTATAAAATTATCCGGCCGCAACAGGTTTAATAAAAACGCCTATTGGATTGACGCCGCGTTCAGTATTAATGATTCAAAGATAACCGGCTTTAACGTTACAGAAAAACCAGGTTCGGGCAGGACGGTGACAGTTGGTTATGATGCCGAAAAGGAGGTGCTTTTTGTAGATTGTACAGGTTCTGAAAAGGCCAACAAATCGCCCGAACACCTGGTACAAACAGCACCAATGAAAGCAGTTAACGGACTGGTAAACATCAAATTATTACTTGACAAATCATCGCTTGAAGTTTTTGGCAACAACGGAGAACGGGTAATCTCTACAATGATCTACCCGGATAAGGATGCCACCGGGCTTTCTGTTTTTTCGGATGGAAAAGCAACTGTTAAACTTTTGAAAATTTGGGATATGGCGCTAAAAGGTAATTAA
- a CDS encoding polysaccharide biosynthesis/export family protein produces MKQVKPHLSLLFIGYIILSTLNSCVNSKKLVYFNNIPRDTTIQIKATPKLFKINKNDLLQITIISLDVQAMAVLNAANGSSAASAASSGGGSAGGPISGYLVDENGTITLPLIGKIKANELSKEELATAITKELIDKKIALDPIVTVRILNYKITVLGEVARPGVIPVPNEKITLPEALGLAGDLTPYGKRDNVLLIRSSGDKLIYKRFSLNNDQMFDKDFYYLQNEDIVYVTPNNAKAGLTDRSTQVLPIALSALSVLTLILTFALHR; encoded by the coding sequence ATGAAACAAGTAAAACCTCACTTATCCCTTCTTTTCATAGGATATATAATATTATCAACTTTAAATTCATGCGTAAACAGTAAAAAGTTGGTGTACTTCAACAACATTCCAAGAGATACCACCATTCAAATTAAAGCTACGCCCAAATTATTTAAGATCAATAAAAATGATTTGCTTCAAATCACTATAATAAGTTTGGATGTGCAGGCAATGGCTGTTTTAAATGCGGCAAATGGCTCGTCTGCAGCCAGCGCAGCTTCGTCAGGCGGTGGTTCAGCGGGCGGTCCCATCAGTGGTTACCTGGTTGATGAAAATGGAACTATTACCTTGCCGCTCATAGGCAAAATTAAAGCCAATGAATTAAGCAAGGAGGAATTAGCAACGGCAATAACGAAGGAATTGATTGATAAAAAAATTGCGCTGGATCCGATTGTTACGGTGCGCATTCTCAACTACAAAATAACCGTGCTTGGTGAAGTTGCCCGCCCAGGCGTTATTCCAGTTCCCAATGAAAAGATTACGCTTCCCGAAGCACTCGGTTTGGCCGGCGATCTAACGCCCTACGGTAAACGGGACAACGTATTGTTGATTCGTTCCAGCGGGGATAAATTGATTTACAAGCGTTTTAGCCTCAACAATGATCAGATGTTTGATAAAGATTTTTATTACCTGCAAAATGAAGACATTGTTTACGTTACGCCTAACAATGCTAAAGCGGGATTAACTGACCGCAGTACCCAGGTGCTTCCGATTGCGCTAAGTGCCTTATCGGTACTTACCCTTATATTAACTTTTGCCCTCCATCGATAG
- a CDS encoding AraC family transcriptional regulator, with protein sequence MINYYKYLPVSKEDESWGLCVLNTGCTHVEPEGLYPVTSHPAHYYFNWDNGRVLNEYQVIYITRGKGFFESDSSARKEIKAGTIIILFPGERHRYKPCKDTGWDEYWIGLEGEIIDNLAKKKFISRSNPCLYIGFQESIFSLFSTIIEQTRNEITGYQQLIAGAALHLMGSFHAITRQNDIGHEGKEIIINKARLLFRANIEKGFSAEMAADELKVGYSWFRKIFKAYTGLSPGQYYIQLKIERAKELLTNPTMPVKEIAYLLGFDTYFYFTKLFKEKTGITPTDYRKRALGL encoded by the coding sequence ATGATTAATTATTACAAATACCTGCCGGTTAGCAAGGAGGATGAGAGCTGGGGGTTGTGCGTTTTAAATACGGGCTGCACGCACGTAGAGCCTGAAGGCCTTTACCCGGTAACGAGTCATCCCGCCCATTATTATTTTAACTGGGATAACGGGCGGGTGCTTAATGAATATCAGGTTATTTATATAACCAGGGGCAAAGGGTTTTTTGAATCGGACAGCAGCGCCCGTAAGGAAATAAAAGCCGGAACGATCATTATCCTTTTCCCCGGCGAAAGGCACCGGTATAAGCCCTGCAAGGACACCGGGTGGGATGAATATTGGATAGGGTTGGAAGGGGAGATCATAGATAACCTGGCGAAAAAAAAGTTTATCTCCAGAAGTAATCCCTGCCTTTACATTGGTTTTCAAGAAAGTATTTTTTCGTTATTCAGTACTATAATTGAACAAACCAGGAACGAAATTACTGGCTATCAGCAGCTTATTGCCGGCGCCGCACTTCACCTGATGGGGAGCTTTCATGCCATTACCCGGCAAAATGACATCGGACATGAAGGAAAAGAGATCATTATAAATAAGGCGCGTTTATTGTTCCGCGCTAATATCGAAAAAGGGTTTTCGGCTGAGATGGCAGCTGACGAATTGAAGGTCGGCTATTCATGGTTCCGAAAAATTTTCAAAGCATATACCGGCTTATCGCCGGGTCAATACTACATTCAGCTTAAGATTGAACGGGCGAAAGAATTGCTAACTAACCCTACAATGCCGGTTAAAGAAATTGCCTATTTATTAGGTTTTGACACCTATTTTTACTTCACTAAGCTGTTTAAAGAAAAAACCGGCATCACGCCGACTGACTACCGAAAACGGGCATTGGGACTGTAA
- a CDS encoding lipopolysaccharide biosynthesis protein, producing the protein MRTKQALIKNSIVGVWSKISILLFRIIQVPLLLSFLGVEGYGLWLVISSLPSWLTLANMGFGSVSANEMSIAMANGDVNKARKILSSTVALIFSISLIGILLIVSIVPFIPWEVFIKLPASRHNELAYTIIWLSSSVFLSFTTDVLSGRFRAARRAHVSMLLDSFKPWLELLLMVIVLRFSARYDYLALSLLLSMVGYLIINTWLSGRSLPSLAFSFKAIEVSQFRLLFRKGIAFQAFPLGNALLFQGNLLVIQGVLGPVSVALFATTRTLVRSINQLMEMVNAIIWPELSVLIGTNDLVKAARLHRIGVGFTFISSVVCVLILSVFGHSIYELWTGKAIALPQHLLILFLLPIVFNSIWYTSSVVHTSCNQHEGLAIRYLIASALAIITCGVLSYYKGVEGAALSTLTVDLILIPYVIKRSLKLTGDTMSQFIAGIGHEIKLGISTAKQMLRVPKKVAE; encoded by the coding sequence ATGCGAACTAAGCAAGCACTGATAAAAAATTCTATTGTAGGCGTTTGGTCAAAGATATCAATATTGCTTTTCAGAATTATACAGGTGCCGCTGCTGCTTTCTTTTTTGGGAGTTGAAGGGTACGGCCTCTGGCTTGTCATTTCTTCGCTGCCATCATGGTTAACCCTGGCAAATATGGGTTTCGGCAGTGTTTCCGCAAATGAAATGTCTATTGCTATGGCTAATGGCGATGTCAACAAGGCAAGAAAGATCTTATCAAGCACAGTAGCCCTGATTTTTAGTATAAGTTTAATAGGGATATTATTGATTGTTTCAATCGTCCCTTTTATTCCCTGGGAAGTTTTTATTAAACTTCCTGCAAGCAGGCATAATGAATTAGCCTATACTATAATATGGCTGTCGTCATCGGTATTTTTATCGTTTACCACTGATGTACTTAGTGGCCGATTTCGCGCCGCACGAAGGGCTCATGTATCCATGTTGCTGGATAGCTTTAAGCCATGGCTGGAGTTATTATTGATGGTTATTGTACTAAGGTTCAGTGCAAGATATGATTACCTCGCTTTATCCCTGCTACTGTCAATGGTAGGTTATTTAATTATAAATACGTGGTTAAGCGGTCGTTCATTACCTTCTTTAGCATTTTCATTTAAGGCTATTGAAGTAAGTCAGTTCAGGTTGTTGTTTAGAAAAGGGATAGCTTTCCAGGCATTTCCTTTAGGCAATGCGCTGCTTTTCCAGGGTAACCTGCTGGTTATTCAAGGGGTGCTAGGGCCGGTTTCGGTGGCTTTATTTGCTACTACCCGTACGCTTGTCAGGTCTATTAACCAATTAATGGAAATGGTGAATGCCATCATCTGGCCTGAACTTAGCGTACTAATCGGTACCAACGACCTGGTAAAAGCCGCCAGGTTACACCGGATTGGGGTAGGGTTTACCTTTATCAGCTCGGTAGTTTGCGTATTGATCCTTTCCGTTTTCGGGCATAGTATTTACGAATTATGGACCGGTAAAGCGATAGCCCTGCCCCAGCATTTACTTATTCTGTTTTTGCTGCCCATAGTATTCAACTCAATATGGTACACCAGCAGTGTTGTGCATACATCATGCAACCAGCACGAAGGATTGGCTATAAGATACTTAATTGCAAGCGCATTGGCCATTATTACGTGTGGTGTGTTGTCTTATTATAAAGGGGTCGAAGGCGCTGCCTTATCCACCTTAACGGTCGATCTTATATTGATCCCCTATGTCATCAAGCGCTCGCTGAAATTAACAGGAGATACTATGAGTCAATTCATAGCGGGCATTGGACATGAAATTAAGTTGGGTATTAGTACCGCAAAACAGATGCTGCGCGTTCCTAAAAAAGTAGCAGAATAA
- a CDS encoding GumC family protein yields MTNTRKKESSESIELDESKNFFISIAHRYLPYWPVFLLTFALSVIGGWVYLHYQTPIYEASASIVLKDDKSSEPGSNVLESLNISSSKKNVENELVVLKSHSLMRQVVKNMGLYAQIYQKGQVRDILSFPSSPVNFIALYPDKIKNASHPIPFEYLPAQGVVKMEGKNYALNIPVSTPYGIFQITRSDTTTNAPPQNQEKHPFFLLLKSVKAVAKSLSGSFTLSANSKQSSVITLNFVDQNPERAESILNNLINIYSKNGIEDKNTISAQTLAFLEDRLKIVTGELSKVEGDIQQYKTKEDIVDVSEEGKLFLSSVQASDLKINEINIQLSVLDQVEKYIVRKADNPGVVPGTAIITDPLLSQLLLKLYDEDLQLDRLRKISGENSPSIIEIKTQIAQLKPSILENVRTIRQNLLASRIQLQADNNRLTTSLKQVPKKERALLEISREQFIKSGIYTFLLQKREETQLSLASTVADSRIVDAAESNPTPIKPVASNIYLISLVIGAFAAIFFVLIREVYSRLVLFRSDIERATNVPVIAEILFDPGNEPIVIRDGNRTVIAEQFRSLRTSLGNLGIHDDNKVILMTSSISGEGKSFMAINLAITLTLANKKVALLELDLRKPKFRKMLNMPGGDGIAEYLAGMASVNDIIQPLAEIPNLYILPSGAIPSNPTELILNKKLDILINELKADFDYILIDSPPAGLVTDAKLLNTYADVCLYIVRHHYTPKMYLKMIDEIYINDELNNLNIIFNGLKPRGILQQGYGQGYGQGYGQAYSYGYTENVAKTGYRTFFKGIAKIFIKK; encoded by the coding sequence ATGACCAACACCCGAAAGAAGGAAAGTTCAGAGTCTATTGAGCTTGACGAATCAAAGAACTTTTTTATAAGTATTGCGCACCGGTATTTACCCTACTGGCCTGTTTTCTTATTGACATTTGCGCTGTCAGTTATTGGCGGCTGGGTATATCTCCATTATCAAACACCTATTTATGAAGCCAGCGCATCTATTGTATTAAAGGATGATAAAAGCAGTGAGCCTGGTTCCAATGTATTAGAATCTTTAAATATCTCAAGTTCAAAAAAAAATGTCGAAAATGAACTTGTAGTATTAAAATCACATTCCTTAATGCGCCAGGTAGTAAAAAATATGGGGTTATATGCCCAAATTTACCAAAAAGGCCAGGTACGAGACATTTTATCATTTCCATCCTCCCCGGTTAATTTTATTGCACTATATCCGGATAAGATTAAGAATGCTTCCCATCCCATTCCGTTTGAGTACTTACCAGCACAGGGCGTTGTTAAAATGGAAGGGAAAAACTATGCTTTAAATATTCCCGTGAGTACGCCCTATGGCATTTTTCAGATAACACGGTCAGACACTACAACAAATGCTCCGCCGCAAAATCAGGAAAAGCATCCTTTTTTCCTTCTCTTAAAATCGGTAAAGGCTGTAGCTAAAAGCCTCTCCGGTTCGTTTACTTTAAGCGCTAATTCAAAGCAATCTTCTGTTATTACATTAAATTTTGTAGATCAGAACCCGGAACGGGCAGAGAGCATCTTAAATAATCTGATAAATATTTACAGTAAAAACGGAATTGAAGACAAAAATACAATTTCGGCTCAAACGCTTGCCTTTTTAGAAGACAGGCTTAAGATAGTTACGGGTGAGCTTTCTAAGGTAGAAGGGGATATCCAACAGTATAAAACGAAAGAGGATATTGTTGATGTTTCTGAAGAAGGTAAATTGTTTTTGTCGAGCGTTCAGGCCAGCGATCTTAAAATTAATGAAATTAATATTCAGTTATCTGTGCTTGATCAGGTTGAAAAATATATCGTTCGAAAAGCCGATAACCCGGGTGTGGTGCCAGGAACTGCGATAATTACAGATCCGTTGTTATCACAACTGCTTTTAAAGCTTTATGACGAGGATCTTCAGTTAGACAGGTTGCGAAAGATTTCGGGGGAGAATTCACCATCTATCATAGAAATAAAAACGCAGATTGCGCAGCTTAAGCCAAGTATTCTTGAGAATGTTCGTACCATTCGTCAAAATTTGTTAGCATCCCGCATTCAGCTACAGGCCGATAATAACAGGCTCACCACATCATTAAAACAGGTTCCAAAAAAAGAACGGGCATTACTGGAAATCAGCAGGGAGCAGTTTATTAAAAGCGGCATTTATACATTTTTACTTCAAAAACGCGAAGAGACACAATTATCATTGGCTTCAACCGTGGCCGACAGCCGTATTGTTGATGCTGCCGAAAGTAATCCCACTCCAATAAAGCCGGTTGCAAGTAACATCTACCTTATTTCTTTAGTTATCGGTGCTTTTGCGGCAATATTCTTTGTGCTTATCCGCGAGGTTTACAGCCGCCTGGTGCTTTTCCGTTCAGACATTGAACGCGCCACTAACGTTCCGGTAATTGCCGAGATCTTGTTTGATCCCGGAAATGAGCCGATAGTGATCAGGGATGGCAACAGAACCGTGATTGCCGAACAATTCAGGTCGCTTCGTACGTCTTTAGGGAACCTTGGGATTCATGACGATAATAAGGTGATCCTTATGACCTCCTCCATATCAGGCGAAGGAAAGAGCTTTATGGCTATCAACCTGGCAATAACCCTCACCCTGGCAAATAAAAAGGTAGCCCTGCTTGAATTGGATTTGCGCAAGCCTAAGTTTCGCAAAATGCTGAATATGCCCGGTGGTGATGGGATTGCAGAATATTTAGCCGGAATGGCTTCCGTTAATGACATCATACAACCTTTGGCCGAAATTCCAAACTTATATATTCTTCCGTCAGGAGCAATACCATCAAACCCTACTGAACTGATCTTAAATAAAAAATTAGATATTTTGATCAATGAACTAAAAGCCGACTTTGACTACATCCTGATAGATTCACCTCCGGCCGGTTTGGTTACTGACGCTAAACTACTCAATACCTACGCTGATGTTTGCCTTTATATTGTCCGTCATCATTATACACCAAAAATGTACTTAAAAATGATTGATGAGATTTACATCAATGATGAGCTTAATAATTTAAATATCATATTCAATGGATTAAAGCCAAGAGGGATATTGCAGCAGGGGTATGGGCAGGGGTACGGCCAGGGGTATGGTCAGGCTTACAGCTATGGTTATACTGAAAATGTTGCTAAAACCGGGTACCGTACTTTCTTCAAAGGAATAGCCAAAATCTTTATCAAAAAATAA
- a CDS encoding glycosyltransferase family 4 protein, protein MKIVQSTWVRYHHIDLARELHEMGHLERIFTSLPWWKADKESREQHVPRGLITCNFLMEGVRRMGGKLPFYSKGTDAKLAVIHTKNYSKWIARNLPDCDAYIGISGSGLHAGKVAKSRGAGYIMDRGSSQIRHADRILREEHLKWNLPWNPVHPWLIENEEAEANEASLITVPSHFVKQTFIHQGTAPEKIRVVPYGVSLQEFHPVQTPPDNCFRLVFVGQFSLRKGVPYLLEAFKAFNHPNKELVVVGNVSDEIRPLINSIGTEHVKFVGIVPRAEVKRYLSTAHALVLPSIEEGLALVQAQAMACGCPVIATPNTGSETLFSNEKEGLIVEARNPKALAAAFTRIADDLDLRNEMSMACLERVKMLGGWRRYAEGMVAVAREAKALVLSTQ, encoded by the coding sequence ATGAAAATAGTTCAGTCCACCTGGGTGCGTTATCACCATATTGACCTTGCCCGGGAATTGCACGAAATGGGACATTTAGAACGGATCTTTACGAGTTTGCCCTGGTGGAAAGCGGATAAGGAATCGCGTGAACAGCATGTACCGCGCGGGCTGATCACCTGTAACTTTTTAATGGAAGGCGTTAGGCGCATGGGCGGAAAACTTCCGTTTTACAGTAAAGGCACGGATGCCAAACTTGCTGTTATCCACACAAAAAACTATTCGAAGTGGATTGCCCGAAACCTGCCCGACTGTGATGCTTATATAGGTATTTCAGGATCTGGGCTGCATGCAGGGAAAGTGGCGAAAAGTCGGGGAGCAGGATATATAATGGATCGCGGCTCGTCGCAAATACGCCATGCCGACAGGATATTGCGCGAAGAGCATTTAAAATGGAACTTGCCCTGGAACCCGGTGCATCCGTGGCTGATTGAAAATGAAGAAGCTGAGGCAAACGAGGCTTCACTGATAACCGTTCCTTCGCACTTTGTAAAACAAACGTTTATACACCAGGGCACTGCTCCCGAAAAGATCAGGGTGGTTCCTTATGGGGTTTCCCTGCAGGAATTCCATCCTGTGCAAACGCCGCCAGATAATTGTTTTCGGCTGGTGTTTGTCGGCCAATTCTCCTTACGAAAGGGGGTACCTTATTTGCTGGAAGCTTTTAAGGCATTTAATCATCCGAATAAGGAACTGGTTGTTGTCGGAAACGTTAGCGATGAGATCAGGCCGCTGATTAATTCGATCGGGACCGAACATGTTAAATTTGTAGGAATAGTGCCCCGGGCAGAAGTAAAACGATATTTATCCACAGCGCACGCCTTGGTTTTACCAAGTATTGAAGAAGGCCTGGCACTTGTACAGGCACAGGCAATGGCATGCGGCTGCCCGGTAATAGCAACCCCCAATACAGGTTCAGAAACATTGTTTAGCAATGAAAAAGAAGGCCTGATTGTAGAAGCCCGCAATCCTAAAGCGCTTGCAGCAGCATTTACGAGGATAGCAGATGATCTGGATTTGAGAAATGAAATGAGCATGGCCTGCCTGGAACGCGTAAAAATGTTGGGCGGTTGGCGAAGATACGCCGAGGGTATGGTAGCTGTTGCCCGGGAGGCAAAGGCACTTGTTTTATCAACACAGTAA
- a CDS encoding UpxY family transcription antiterminator: MNAEPQVNVGVDKHWYVVYTRPRWEKKVAELLTRVGIENYCPLNKITRQWSDREKIVSEPLFKSYVFVRVSESEKWQVTGVIGILNYVYWLGKPAVVPGGEIEQIKSFLNNHGKVYLQPASIRPGDKVKVTKGVFSNLEGDVVALNGKQVQIYVQSLGIALIAIATGNLTVVSA, encoded by the coding sequence ATGAACGCCGAACCCCAGGTAAATGTAGGAGTTGATAAACATTGGTATGTTGTTTATACCCGCCCGCGGTGGGAAAAAAAAGTGGCTGAGTTATTAACCCGGGTTGGAATTGAAAATTACTGCCCGCTCAATAAAATAACCCGGCAATGGAGCGATAGGGAAAAAATTGTTTCAGAACCCTTGTTTAAATCTTACGTTTTTGTACGCGTGTCCGAAAGTGAAAAATGGCAGGTTACCGGGGTCATCGGAATATTGAATTATGTATATTGGTTAGGAAAACCGGCAGTTGTTCCCGGAGGCGAAATTGAACAGATCAAATCCTTTCTGAATAATCACGGGAAGGTATATCTTCAACCGGCTAGTATAAGGCCCGGAGATAAAGTGAAAGTAACCAAAGGCGTTTTTTCAAATTTGGAGGGGGATGTGGTGGCTTTAAATGGCAAACAAGTACAAATTTATGTACAGAGTTTAGGGATAGCATTGATAGCAATTGCTACGGGTAATTTAACAGTTGTTTCTGCGTAG